In one Bacteroidota bacterium genomic region, the following are encoded:
- a CDS encoding glycosyltransferase: MGKTLLPLVAAKIPKKTIFDKRFVIECCETFHFHWRNLRLELTHENFLDFVATFEQALHNWRNAGSPSSAPHFEMGRMRIANPICTPDDFKIEVCENLYKTHETSKDSHFLEEDTFVHMHYRDLRVEMANNDFLRFAGTVRAACDKFNAHSLHSVEALLQFLDDNNILYVVLRNWENLPDNIEVGPHSDLDLLIHPQHVGKFDSLWRGMRTQKEPYRVQRKIPVLGPNGDQTYILVDLRTTDDGYYPGWFSHRLLSRREKYRNFYVPSSEDHFLALLYHVVYHKGVMGKDYAEKLVEVAGSAGMSFDAASVNALGYCASILKQQHLDPVEPTDLSVLPKLPFIHPVESVLYSRQLTVHDGIPYQSRIYLLEENGTKRVVKQATSNLAQLEHYFLSRLSGAHFPRVYESKSQDGYSTCEMEFVEGYPLTNIDRFCAEHDSASVKHFIRECIDIVGELQEREITHRDIRAENILVREGHPVLIDFGWATSAEVSSFVPDGLGNEGRPSDGSFDDVYSMGVVVAALALYYPEFVDFASLMADPDPLSRVRDVEVLRKELEEVELSRRDFKNEYMRLADTLFKSGQAEKGDAVLTRYLAKNTRQADVLVKRAELRLSLNRQEEARGDLVEALAVEPGFESARYSLAALLMNEGENDAAFEQLRLILKTNPMHALALNDSGVIAFQQQQCDEAVEYFRRAIAADSNCIAARKNLADVLTQSGQREKAIEQLLTIVKITPDDIEAQTELACLYLQEQQFEDALVCFRKLAKVNPAETAIQEMVKALEEQLGLVTDGENAIGEEVSSPCEAVEKVREGGVPPGVEVSIIIPVFGNVDYTRKCLEGIYTSFPPKRSFEIIVVDDCSTDETADFLSEVSKQYKNCRFISLDQNGGFARACNAGAVEAKGKYLFFLNNDTVPKKQGWLDALVDVVEKNPAAGIAGSKLVFPDTTQSGKPERVQHCGIAFNDQKGSLHLYKFCLAGQPFVNRERTVQAVTGAALFISKTTFKEVNGFDTKYKNGGEDLDLCFKVRRIGKEVVYCPQSELYHFESVSIRNAGQEGHNASDNNYKLFLDRWENDIISDEYAWYKTDELACPDSDLPRLAMVAPLAPLKTGIADHVQELLPNLSRHARVDLFVDDYVPSHEDVFRKYLVHSITDLEYVNWIHRYDQIIYHLGNNRFHTAICDQARKMPGIAVVHEYEIKGCSAEPNNRKVLETVLRQSTGIVVHNQHSYNLLHSAFPDKPIRVIPLLLASQALDAAHQDRDGVRERLHIPREAFVILSLGLVQPHKRNHVTVAAFAEFSQSHPDAVLILGGEPASPQYKAYLDGLIRQHGLQSKVRITGWLSEDDFFAYMSAADVTVNLRYPSRGEESASLIQVLGCGKPALVSSYAQYQEFPDDSVVKIGFENEVEEIVQSLVKIHDNPVFARELSARARAFVHERNDVGSIARQYAEYALSVKNIRAVPRVQQQSDATILWEGPVWAMDDPCRELALALHRHGAGVAVRPLLHRADPQNVINENDAACLKELEQKPLADKFIQVFPGPLRYFERRTGASFVVVMAHDTDKASVRRLGKPDIDAVWVPSRHVRTKMIAAGVNEHKVKIVPYGVGTLDYGTNVAEQRQDDPFVFLCMTDWSARSGWESVFSAFVKEFKGDPRTCLLLRSLDFRNDVKKQQQQFDELTAKFIRAHRDIPSEYYNAVRIDYRTFDANMMPLYYAGADAVVQPYTDSYFGRPVLEALATGLPVITTTAGGQADYVSETLSYVVRQRKRGGTTGIDEDHLRELMRHIADNRLTSRWKGSVARSTILSRYTWDVIAKAVLDDMRQIEGVDIHGRPSTQAAITKSDLSAFSAENFLPERTDIGKTPEGKTPVLWFAPFYNPSGYASEAIQFVESLSNEVPLRIYHANTIYSSQFVAGLPADTRTTLQQLDYTRSLNGLPFKDQSFWADGPIVVCHQNPLGFFRNKDSAYCIGRTMFETDRIPEEWVERCNQMDEVWVPTEFNMQTFAKSGVSRQKLMKIPGSINSRLFDPATTPAFGIENTKQFNFLSVFEWSARKGWDILLRAYFSEFSASDDVCLFLRTSFPMHPDLRVRDEVMRRVREFADRLGRERSSLPAIEVIDDQIATSELPALYKTFDAFVLPSRGEGWGRPFMEAMAMELPVIGTDWSGNTEFMNQANSYLIKSDGLCDVDKMENPIYTGHKWANPSINHLRKLMRHVIEHQEEAKEKGRQARRDIVEHYSQTRVSEIIINRLNEIKTAIVSRQTDAIQPAGKKSVAVVWEGTPFAHHSLSVINRELCAELLVHGCDMSVVPFGEDDFKPGKNSRFAAVQARRNKSLSSTDIHVRHHWPPNLTPPGEGRWVVMQPWEFGSLPKSWVEAFASRVDEVWAYTEYVRQVYISSGIPAERVHIVPPGFDPGKFHPDVRPFRLKTKKHFRFLFVGGTIYRKGIDILLETYTQTFRSTDDVCLVIKDMGGDSFYKGQTFRDVILELQKKPGMPEIQYIDEILSEQELAGLYTACNVLVHPYRGEGFGMPILESMACGTPAIVTNGGAVLDFCNQKNSILVSASRLQLPSKYIGHDETVDFPWLLEVNRKELAERMTFAVQHADDLKTLGQQASKDAHSQWTWKHAGAKCRKRIDELSNKPILRFSQQQPGDEYLQEKLGKSLDLFRLGRFKDSLAELLDPGAKVSDNASQTSQTDHANLRGACYLRLNDMENAKASFEEALNLTPDSSEACAGLGEVLYLCGKDKEAKVMFEYAVVYDEENTMATNGLAKVNEHLGLPSDENSLIEYVTANK, encoded by the coding sequence ATGGGTAAAACGCTTCTTCCGCTTGTAGCAGCGAAGATTCCGAAGAAAACAATTTTCGATAAGCGATTTGTAATTGAATGTTGCGAGACATTCCATTTTCACTGGCGAAATCTCAGGCTCGAACTTACACATGAGAATTTCCTAGACTTTGTAGCGACATTCGAGCAAGCGCTTCACAACTGGCGGAATGCCGGATCTCCATCCTCAGCCCCGCATTTTGAGATGGGGAGAATGCGGATTGCCAACCCCATCTGCACACCCGATGATTTCAAAATCGAGGTATGTGAGAATCTGTACAAAACACATGAAACCTCCAAAGATTCGCATTTTCTCGAGGAAGATACATTCGTTCACATGCACTATCGCGACCTGCGTGTTGAGATGGCGAATAACGATTTCCTCAGATTTGCCGGAACCGTACGGGCGGCATGCGACAAATTCAATGCGCATTCGCTTCACTCAGTCGAGGCACTGTTGCAGTTTCTCGACGACAACAACATTCTCTATGTTGTTTTAAGAAACTGGGAAAACCTGCCGGACAACATCGAAGTCGGGCCGCATAGTGATCTTGATCTTCTGATCCATCCCCAGCATGTCGGGAAATTCGATTCGTTGTGGCGGGGTATGCGAACGCAGAAGGAGCCGTACCGTGTTCAGCGAAAGATTCCTGTTTTAGGACCGAACGGCGATCAAACGTACATTCTTGTAGATCTCAGAACAACTGATGACGGCTACTACCCCGGGTGGTTTTCACACCGGCTTCTTTCCCGGAGAGAGAAGTATAGGAATTTCTACGTTCCCTCATCGGAAGATCATTTCCTCGCCCTTCTCTATCACGTCGTGTATCACAAGGGGGTGATGGGGAAGGACTATGCGGAGAAGCTTGTCGAAGTTGCCGGATCCGCTGGAATGTCCTTCGATGCTGCAAGCGTGAATGCACTCGGATACTGCGCATCGATTCTGAAGCAACAGCATCTGGACCCGGTTGAGCCAACCGATCTTTCCGTGTTGCCGAAACTCCCCTTCATTCATCCGGTTGAATCCGTTCTCTACAGCAGGCAGCTTACGGTTCATGACGGTATTCCCTATCAAAGCAGAATCTACCTTCTTGAAGAAAACGGAACGAAACGAGTCGTCAAGCAGGCAACGTCGAACCTTGCACAGTTGGAACATTACTTCCTCTCCCGACTGTCCGGTGCTCATTTCCCGCGAGTGTACGAATCGAAATCGCAAGACGGGTACTCAACATGCGAAATGGAGTTTGTTGAAGGATATCCTTTGACGAACATTGACAGGTTTTGCGCCGAACATGACTCTGCTTCGGTGAAACACTTTATTCGTGAGTGTATCGATATAGTTGGTGAATTGCAGGAAAGGGAGATAACTCATCGGGACATCAGAGCAGAGAACATATTGGTACGTGAAGGCCATCCGGTCTTGATCGACTTCGGCTGGGCGACCTCCGCAGAAGTGTCGTCATTTGTCCCCGACGGACTTGGCAACGAGGGTCGTCCGTCGGACGGCAGTTTTGATGATGTGTATTCGATGGGAGTTGTTGTTGCAGCACTGGCGTTATATTACCCCGAATTTGTTGATTTTGCTTCACTTATGGCCGACCCCGACCCACTCAGTCGGGTGCGGGATGTGGAGGTATTACGGAAAGAATTGGAAGAAGTGGAGCTTTCGCGGCGTGATTTCAAAAACGAATATATGCGTTTGGCTGACACGCTCTTCAAATCAGGTCAGGCTGAAAAGGGCGACGCCGTTCTCACCAGATATCTCGCGAAGAATACACGCCAGGCTGATGTGTTGGTGAAAAGGGCTGAACTCCGGCTGTCCCTGAATCGGCAGGAAGAAGCAAGGGGAGATCTTGTTGAAGCGCTTGCAGTGGAGCCGGGTTTCGAATCTGCACGGTACTCGTTGGCCGCTCTTCTCATGAACGAAGGAGAGAATGACGCTGCGTTCGAACAATTACGCTTGATCCTGAAAACGAATCCGATGCACGCGCTGGCGCTCAACGATAGCGGCGTCATCGCGTTTCAGCAGCAACAATGCGATGAAGCAGTAGAGTATTTTCGGCGGGCTATTGCTGCGGACAGCAACTGCATTGCCGCACGGAAAAATCTTGCCGACGTACTCACTCAGTCCGGCCAGAGAGAAAAGGCAATCGAACAACTTCTGACGATAGTCAAAATCACTCCGGATGATATTGAAGCACAAACGGAACTGGCATGCCTGTATTTGCAGGAGCAGCAATTTGAGGATGCCCTGGTCTGCTTCCGTAAGCTTGCGAAAGTCAATCCCGCGGAAACAGCTATTCAAGAGATGGTGAAGGCGTTGGAGGAGCAACTGGGTCTTGTGACCGATGGAGAGAACGCAATCGGGGAGGAAGTATCCAGTCCGTGCGAAGCGGTCGAAAAAGTCAGAGAAGGGGGAGTGCCGCCGGGAGTTGAAGTGAGTATCATCATTCCTGTTTTCGGCAATGTGGATTACACGAGGAAGTGTCTTGAAGGGATTTATACTTCGTTTCCGCCAAAACGATCCTTTGAGATCATTGTGGTTGATGATTGCTCAACGGATGAAACGGCGGATTTCCTCTCAGAAGTCTCAAAACAATACAAAAACTGTCGGTTCATCTCGCTGGATCAGAACGGTGGTTTTGCCCGTGCATGCAATGCCGGGGCAGTCGAAGCAAAGGGGAAGTACCTGTTTTTCCTGAACAATGATACAGTGCCGAAGAAACAGGGCTGGCTTGATGCGCTTGTCGATGTCGTCGAGAAGAACCCCGCCGCCGGCATTGCCGGCTCGAAGCTCGTTTTTCCCGACACAACACAGAGCGGGAAACCGGAGCGTGTGCAGCATTGTGGAATCGCATTCAACGATCAGAAGGGATCACTTCACCTGTATAAGTTCTGTCTCGCCGGGCAGCCGTTTGTGAATCGGGAGAGAACTGTGCAAGCGGTAACGGGCGCAGCACTCTTCATCTCGAAGACAACGTTCAAAGAAGTGAACGGCTTTGATACGAAGTACAAGAACGGCGGCGAAGACCTTGACCTCTGCTTCAAAGTGCGAAGGATCGGAAAGGAGGTGGTGTACTGCCCTCAAAGCGAGTTGTATCATTTCGAATCCGTTTCGATACGCAACGCGGGCCAAGAAGGGCACAATGCGTCGGACAACAACTACAAGCTGTTTCTTGATCGCTGGGAGAACGATATCATCTCCGACGAATATGCGTGGTACAAAACTGATGAACTTGCCTGCCCGGATAGTGACTTGCCGCGACTTGCGATGGTTGCGCCCCTCGCTCCGCTGAAAACCGGCATTGCTGATCATGTGCAGGAACTTCTCCCGAACCTTTCACGGCACGCCCGGGTCGACCTCTTCGTGGACGACTATGTCCCCAGCCATGAAGATGTGTTCAGAAAATACCTGGTGCATTCGATTACCGATCTCGAATATGTCAATTGGATTCACCGGTACGATCAGATTATCTATCATCTCGGAAACAACCGCTTTCATACGGCGATCTGTGACCAAGCGAGAAAGATGCCCGGCATTGCCGTAGTTCACGAATATGAAATCAAGGGATGCAGCGCCGAACCGAACAACCGGAAAGTGCTCGAGACTGTGCTGCGGCAAAGCACGGGCATAGTCGTTCATAATCAGCACTCGTACAATCTTCTGCACTCCGCCTTTCCTGACAAGCCGATACGAGTGATTCCGCTTCTCCTTGCATCGCAAGCGTTGGATGCGGCTCATCAAGACAGGGATGGTGTACGGGAGAGGCTACATATTCCTCGCGAAGCATTTGTCATACTGTCGCTGGGATTGGTGCAGCCCCACAAGAGAAACCACGTTACGGTTGCGGCGTTTGCGGAATTCTCTCAATCACATCCCGATGCTGTTCTGATTTTAGGCGGCGAGCCTGCCAGTCCGCAGTACAAGGCGTATCTTGACGGCCTTATCAGGCAACATGGACTTCAGAGCAAGGTTCGCATAACAGGTTGGCTCTCTGAAGATGATTTCTTCGCCTACATGTCTGCGGCAGATGTCACTGTCAACTTGCGGTACCCTTCGCGAGGTGAAGAATCTGCAAGTCTGATTCAAGTTCTCGGTTGCGGCAAGCCGGCCCTTGTATCATCGTATGCTCAATATCAGGAGTTTCCCGACGATAGCGTTGTCAAGATCGGGTTTGAGAATGAAGTAGAGGAGATTGTGCAGTCGCTTGTCAAGATTCATGACAATCCTGTGTTTGCAAGAGAATTATCAGCCCGGGCCCGGGCTTTCGTGCACGAACGCAACGATGTTGGCTCGATTGCGCGACAGTATGCCGAGTATGCGCTTAGCGTCAAGAACATCCGAGCAGTACCAAGGGTTCAACAACAATCCGATGCCACAATTCTGTGGGAAGGCCCGGTGTGGGCAATGGATGATCCCTGCCGCGAGCTTGCACTCGCGCTGCATCGTCATGGGGCAGGAGTAGCAGTTAGGCCACTTCTGCATCGTGCGGATCCTCAGAATGTCATAAACGAAAACGACGCGGCTTGCCTCAAGGAGCTTGAGCAGAAACCTCTCGCGGACAAATTCATCCAGGTGTTCCCCGGCCCTCTGCGTTACTTCGAACGCCGGACTGGTGCATCCTTCGTTGTCGTGATGGCACATGACACTGACAAGGCATCGGTGCGCCGTCTCGGGAAGCCCGATATTGATGCTGTCTGGGTGCCGTCCCGTCACGTAAGAACCAAGATGATTGCCGCCGGTGTGAACGAGCACAAGGTCAAAATTGTTCCGTATGGAGTCGGTACGCTTGATTACGGGACAAATGTTGCCGAACAACGTCAAGATGATCCTTTTGTGTTTCTCTGTATGACTGACTGGTCGGCGAGAAGTGGATGGGAGAGTGTATTTTCGGCGTTCGTCAAGGAGTTCAAAGGGGATCCCCGTACGTGCCTGCTTCTCCGATCCTTGGATTTCAGAAATGATGTCAAGAAGCAACAACAGCAATTCGATGAGTTGACGGCAAAGTTCATCAGGGCGCACCGGGATATCCCGTCGGAGTACTACAACGCAGTCCGCATCGACTACCGCACGTTTGATGCGAACATGATGCCGCTGTACTATGCCGGCGCCGACGCCGTTGTGCAACCGTACACGGATTCATATTTCGGCCGGCCGGTACTTGAGGCGCTTGCCACCGGGCTTCCGGTAATCACTACAACCGCCGGCGGTCAGGCGGATTACGTTTCCGAAACACTATCCTATGTAGTAAGGCAGCGCAAGCGTGGAGGAACGACCGGAATCGATGAAGATCACTTGAGAGAATTGATGCGTCACATAGCGGATAACCGCCTGACAAGCCGTTGGAAGGGAAGCGTCGCCCGCAGCACAATCCTCTCACGCTATACATGGGATGTGATCGCCAAGGCCGTTCTCGATGATATGAGGCAGATTGAGGGAGTTGATATTCACGGCCGCCCGTCCACCCAAGCAGCGATTACGAAATCTGATTTGTCCGCGTTCTCTGCGGAGAACTTTCTTCCTGAACGAACGGACATCGGGAAGACGCCTGAAGGGAAGACTCCGGTGCTGTGGTTCGCGCCGTTCTACAATCCAAGCGGTTATGCAAGCGAAGCAATTCAATTCGTGGAATCGCTTTCGAATGAAGTACCGCTGCGTATCTATCACGCCAACACCATCTATTCATCTCAATTTGTGGCCGGATTACCGGCAGACACAAGAACGACGCTTCAGCAGCTTGACTATACACGGTCGCTCAATGGCTTGCCGTTCAAGGATCAATCATTCTGGGCAGACGGGCCTATCGTGGTGTGTCACCAGAATCCGCTTGGCTTCTTCCGCAACAAAGATTCAGCGTACTGTATTGGCAGGACGATGTTCGAAACCGACCGGATTCCTGAAGAGTGGGTTGAACGATGCAACCAGATGGATGAAGTGTGGGTGCCTACTGAGTTTAACATGCAGACGTTTGCGAAATCGGGTGTCAGTAGACAGAAACTTATGAAGATTCCGGGGTCAATCAATTCCCGCCTGTTTGATCCGGCAACAACCCCAGCGTTCGGAATTGAGAACACGAAGCAGTTTAACTTTCTCTCGGTTTTTGAGTGGTCGGCACGAAAAGGTTGGGACATTTTGCTCCGGGCATATTTCTCTGAATTCTCGGCAAGCGACGATGTGTGCTTGTTCTTGCGCACCAGCTTTCCTATGCACCCCGACTTGCGTGTGCGTGACGAAGTGATGAGACGTGTTAGAGAATTCGCCGATCGCCTGGGAAGAGAAAGAAGTTCACTCCCTGCCATCGAGGTTATTGATGATCAAATAGCCACATCGGAGCTTCCGGCGTTGTACAAGACGTTTGATGCGTTCGTTTTGCCAAGCCGCGGTGAAGGTTGGGGGAGGCCGTTCATGGAGGCAATGGCAATGGAACTACCTGTTATTGGCACAGATTGGAGCGGCAACACAGAGTTCATGAATCAGGCAAATTCCTATTTGATAAAATCTGACGGCCTGTGTGATGTTGATAAAATGGAGAACCCGATCTACACAGGACACAAATGGGCGAATCCTTCCATTAATCACCTTCGCAAACTGATGCGACACGTGATTGAGCATCAGGAAGAGGCCAAGGAAAAAGGCAGACAGGCAAGGCGCGACATTGTCGAACACTACAGTCAAACGAGGGTGAGCGAGATCATTATCAATCGATTGAATGAGATAAAGACAGCGATTGTTTCCCGCCAGACTGATGCAATTCAACCTGCAGGGAAGAAATCGGTAGCTGTTGTTTGGGAAGGGACGCCGTTTGCCCATCATTCCCTTTCCGTAATCAACCGTGAGTTGTGCGCAGAACTTCTCGTTCATGGTTGTGACATGTCTGTTGTGCCATTCGGGGAGGATGATTTCAAGCCGGGGAAGAATAGTCGGTTTGCTGCTGTTCAAGCAAGACGAAACAAGTCACTTTCTTCTACTGACATTCACGTTCGTCACCACTGGCCACCGAACCTAACGCCACCTGGGGAAGGGCGTTGGGTTGTAATGCAACCGTGGGAGTTCGGCAGCCTGCCAAAATCCTGGGTTGAGGCTTTCGCATCTCGCGTGGATGAAGTGTGGGCGTACACCGAGTATGTTCGCCAGGTATATATCAGCAGCGGCATTCCGGCAGAGCGAGTGCATATTGTGCCGCCGGGCTTCGACCCAGGAAAATTCCATCCTGACGTAAGGCCGTTCAGACTAAAGACGAAGAAACACTTCAGGTTCTTGTTCGTTGGGGGAACGATATACAGAAAAGGGATCGATATTCTCCTGGAGACTTACACACAAACATTCAGAAGTACTGATGATGTGTGTCTTGTGATCAAGGATATGGGAGGGGATTCATTCTACAAGGGTCAAACGTTCCGTGATGTCATTCTCGAACTTCAAAAGAAACCCGGCATGCCGGAAATTCAATACATCGATGAGATTCTTTCTGAACAGGAACTTGCAGGGCTCTACACTGCATGTAACGTACTCGTTCATCCGTACCGTGGCGAAGGATTCGGGATGCCGATTCTCGAATCAATGGCGTGCGGAACCCCGGCAATTGTCACAAATGGCGGCGCGGTTCTCGATTTTTGCAATCAGAAGAACAGTATTCTTGTTTCAGCAAGCAGACTACAACTCCCTTCAAAATACATCGGCCATGACGAGACGGTTGATTTTCCGTGGCTGCTTGAAGTGAACAGGAAGGAACTTGCCGAGAGGATGACATTTGCAGTACAACATGCTGACGATCTTAAGACTCTTGGACAACAAGCCAGCAAAGATGCGCACAGCCAATGGACTTGGAAGCACGCCGGCGCAAAATGCCGCAAACGAATAGATGAATTGTCGAACAAACCTATTCTCCGGTTTTCACAACAACAACCTGGAGATGAGTATTTACAGGAGAAGCTTGGGAAGTCTCTTGATTTATTCAGGCTCGGGAGGTTCAAGGATTCTCTCGCAGAATTGCTTGACCCCGGAGCTAAGGTCAGTGACAATGCTTCGCAAACATCTCAAACAGACCATGCCAATCTCAGAGGTGCGTGCTATCTTCGTCTCAACGATATGGAGAATGCGAAAGCGAGCTTCGAAGAGGCCCTGAATCTGACACCGGATTCATCGGAAGCATGTGCGGGATTGGGCGAAGTCCTCTACTTGTGTGGAAAGGACAAAGAAGCGAAGGTTATGTTTGAGTATGCTGTTGTGTATGACGAGGAGAATACAATGGCAACAAACGGGCTCGCCAAGGTGAACGAACATCTTGGGTTGCCTTCCGATGAGAACTCGCTTATTGAATACGTGACAGCAAACAAGTAA
- a CDS encoding aminotransferase class V-fold PLP-dependent enzyme: MHAVLEQEKAELLTEKFLAEARTLFPHTKTGTIYLNHAGTSPLSTRVVNAMKLHLQERSEGSIDTYLSLDVPKIAECRERVKALIRAESTERIALLTNTSDPLNVVASGLKWKSGDRVLLHEDEFPANVWPYLNLKRLGVEIDVIPRGKGHPTPQLIADSISGRTTLVALSAVQFLTGYRADLAAIGSLCRDKGIVFVVDGIQAAGAVRLDVQHMKIDALAAGCQKWQMGPHGSGWLYVTEELQSKIQPEHVGWLSVEEPWNFFDYEQSLASSARRFEGGTKNIPSLWGMEAALSTLLEFGLEEIEGHILTLTQLLLEGLRSIDGVRVLTPDEMNHRAGIVTVEFAQGMNAESVFRQLERRDMTIALRDGKLRYAPHFYNSATEIELAISATQEAIQQLN, encoded by the coding sequence ATGCACGCGGTTCTTGAACAAGAGAAGGCAGAGTTGCTTACTGAAAAGTTTCTGGCAGAAGCTAGAACCCTGTTCCCCCACACAAAAACCGGCACGATCTATCTTAATCATGCAGGAACGTCTCCCCTCTCAACTCGAGTCGTTAACGCGATGAAGCTTCACCTGCAGGAACGATCAGAAGGCTCAATTGATACATACTTGTCTCTTGATGTGCCGAAAATTGCAGAATGCAGAGAACGCGTAAAGGCCCTGATACGTGCAGAATCAACCGAGCGTATAGCCCTTTTGACGAACACTTCGGATCCGCTGAATGTTGTCGCTTCGGGGCTGAAGTGGAAAAGCGGGGATAGGGTTCTTTTGCATGAGGATGAGTTTCCGGCAAATGTGTGGCCGTACCTCAATTTGAAGCGTCTCGGAGTCGAAATCGATGTCATTCCGAGAGGCAAAGGCCACCCAACCCCGCAGTTGATTGCTGATTCGATTTCCGGGAGAACAACACTGGTGGCATTGAGCGCCGTTCAATTTCTCACCGGTTACCGTGCAGACCTTGCTGCAATCGGTTCACTTTGCCGGGACAAAGGGATTGTTTTTGTGGTGGATGGAATCCAGGCTGCGGGCGCGGTTCGTTTGGATGTTCAGCACATGAAGATTGACGCACTCGCGGCGGGGTGCCAAAAATGGCAGATGGGTCCGCACGGCTCGGGTTGGCTGTATGTTACAGAAGAACTACAGTCCAAAATTCAGCCGGAACACGTTGGTTGGCTTTCCGTCGAAGAACCGTGGAATTTCTTCGACTACGAACAGTCCTTAGCCTCATCGGCAAGACGATTTGAGGGAGGAACGAAGAACATCCCCTCGTTGTGGGGAATGGAGGCAGCCCTCTCTACGCTGCTGGAATTCGGACTCGAAGAAATCGAGGGGCACATCCTCACCCTGACGCAGTTGCTTCTTGAGGGCCTCCGTTCGATTGACGGTGTGAGGGTTTTGACGCCGGACGAGATGAACCATAGGGCAGGGATTGTCACTGTTGAATTCGCTCAAGGGATGAATGCCGAATCCGTTTTCCGGCAACTCGAACGCCGTGATATGACTATCGCGTTGCGGGATGGCAAGCTCCGTTATGCGCCGCATTTCTACAATTCTGCAACTGAAATTGAGCTTGCGATTTCCGCAACTCAGGAAGCTATTCAACAACTGAACTAA
- a CDS encoding response regulator gives MNSQNTNAMKPELKILLIDDNEEFRVALKHLLASNKFDIIEAGNGEQALELMNTDVPDMAIVDLDMPKMNGIEFSRKAKKERPGFPIIMVTAYSQFYSSKEIIAAGIDAFLQKPIDGDTLVAVIQQLRQAASRMN, from the coding sequence ATGAACTCACAAAACACAAATGCCATGAAACCTGAACTGAAGATTCTCCTCATCGATGATAATGAAGAGTTTCGTGTCGCCCTCAAGCATCTCCTTGCTTCCAATAAGTTCGACATTATCGAGGCGGGAAACGGCGAACAAGCCCTCGAACTCATGAACACCGACGTGCCCGACATGGCCATTGTCGATCTTGATATGCCGAAGATGAACGGGATTGAGTTTTCCCGAAAGGCCAAAAAGGAACGCCCCGGGTTCCCGATTATCATGGTAACGGCGTACTCACAGTTCTATTCATCGAAAGAAATCATCGCTGCGGGAATTGACGCATTCCTGCAGAAGCCGATAGATGGTGATACGCTTGTTGCAGTGATTCAGCAGTTGCGGCAAGCAGCAAGCAGGATGAATTAG
- a CDS encoding PorV/PorQ family protein translates to MKALIQSSLPSRLFIGVMLATGVLSVASVYAQTRKAGLTGAAFLKIGVGARAVGFGSAATALTGDVNQMFWNPAGIALRPGDALVQATFGYNKWIADLGHHSAAVSYNWENVGTVAAGFISFGISGIPADRDVPVDPALIQFQIDRNASATYDYRDVAFQLSFARYFTDRLSLGITAKIVSQSIDGLSTGVLAFDAGSVYAIGVLDWKIAARFSNLGSDLKFYDIAYGLPLSFSIGTAISPLKSDEHELMFALDAVKPQDGPQYFFSGVEYTFMNMISFRGGWKFNYSGTDDGGNSSRAAVNSTIEGLSVGAGVRTTVQGFDIGVDYAFTKMELLSAAHRVSLQLGIK, encoded by the coding sequence ATGAAAGCGCTGATACAAAGTTCGTTACCGTCCCGTCTGTTCATCGGGGTGATGCTGGCAACGGGAGTACTCTCTGTCGCGTCAGTATATGCTCAAACCCGAAAAGCAGGCCTTACCGGAGCTGCGTTTCTCAAAATCGGTGTCGGAGCAAGGGCAGTGGGATTTGGTTCGGCAGCAACAGCATTGACTGGTGATGTAAACCAGATGTTCTGGAACCCCGCGGGGATTGCATTGCGGCCCGGTGACGCACTCGTGCAGGCGACATTCGGGTACAATAAATGGATAGCAGACCTTGGCCATCACAGTGCCGCGGTTTCTTACAATTGGGAGAATGTCGGAACGGTTGCAGCGGGATTTATTTCGTTCGGCATTTCCGGCATCCCCGCCGACCGGGATGTACCTGTCGATCCGGCGCTGATCCAATTTCAGATTGACCGGAATGCCTCGGCAACGTATGACTACCGGGATGTTGCATTTCAACTCAGCTTTGCGCGCTACTTCACGGACAGGCTTTCGCTCGGCATTACGGCGAAAATCGTCTCTCAGTCAATCGACGGCTTGAGCACGGGGGTTCTTGCTTTCGATGCAGGCTCGGTGTATGCGATCGGTGTTTTAGACTGGAAGATTGCGGCGCGGTTCAGCAATCTCGGCTCGGACCTCAAATTCTATGACATTGCCTACGGCTTACCGCTTTCCTTCAGCATAGGAACGGCAATCTCTCCCCTCAAGTCGGACGAGCATGAACTGATGTTCGCTCTTGACGCAGTGAAACCCCAGGACGGGCCGCAGTATTTCTTCAGCGGTGTAGAGTACACGTTCATGAATATGATTTCCTTTCGGGGAGGGTGGAAATTCAACTACTCGGGAACGGATGACGGCGGCAACTCATCCCGTGCGGCCGTCAACAGCACAATCGAGGGATTGTCTGTGGGTGCCGGTGTGCGGACAACTGTTCAAGGTTTCGATATCGGCGTGGACTATGCCTTCACGAAGATGGAACTACTGAGTGCCGCCCACCGCGTTTCACTTCAGTTAGGAATAAAGTAG